Proteins from a genomic interval of Methanofollis formosanus:
- a CDS encoding MATE family efflux transporter yields MTETTITSNPDPKTADHQRMITEGVAVLTGDPKKAILMIAGPIMVAMLFQAVYNLADAVWVAGLGDDALAAVGFITPIFMILVGLGSGLGAGVTSAVSRRIGAENKAGADNAAMHGIAIILILSVVVTLALLLFIEPLVLALGAGETAGYAIEYGRIIFAGTIFILFADVLYAVFTAEGNTRRTMYACAGSAVLNMVLDPILIYGAGMGIAGAAWATLISMAFVCVILLYWLLVKKDTYVSIEWQRFSPERHTTMDIFAVGIPASLEFVLMSVAGIIINGTLVHLAGSNAVAVYTGGWRIVFFALIPFIAMSIAVVSVSGAAYGARKYDRLRVAHAFAVRSGILIGLGLSLLTWFLAPFISWIFTYSAGSAHLAGGITAFLMTMCFFYPFIAPGMMSAGVFEGTGKGLFALAVEFLRNLVFIVLAVWVLGVALGFGEVGVWWGIVTGNILGSIVGYLWARVYLSRLIRQRAGHSTPAPVQRPDHEG; encoded by the coding sequence ATGACAGAAACCACCATCACCTCCAATCCTGACCCAAAAACGGCGGACCACCAGAGAATGATCACCGAAGGCGTCGCCGTCCTCACCGGCGACCCGAAAAAGGCCATCCTCATGATCGCCGGCCCGATCATGGTCGCCATGCTCTTCCAGGCGGTCTACAACCTCGCTGACGCGGTCTGGGTAGCGGGCCTCGGTGACGACGCCCTCGCCGCCGTCGGGTTCATCACGCCGATCTTCATGATCCTCGTCGGCCTGGGCAGCGGCCTCGGGGCCGGCGTCACCTCGGCCGTCTCCCGCCGCATCGGCGCGGAGAATAAGGCCGGAGCAGACAACGCCGCGATGCACGGCATCGCCATCATCCTGATCCTCTCGGTCGTTGTCACCCTGGCCCTCCTCCTCTTCATCGAACCCCTCGTCCTTGCCCTCGGCGCCGGGGAGACCGCGGGCTATGCCATCGAGTACGGCCGCATCATCTTTGCCGGGACCATATTCATTCTCTTTGCCGACGTTCTCTATGCCGTCTTCACGGCCGAAGGGAACACCCGGAGGACGATGTACGCCTGCGCCGGGTCCGCGGTCCTCAACATGGTCCTCGACCCCATCCTCATCTATGGTGCTGGCATGGGCATCGCGGGAGCGGCCTGGGCGACACTCATCTCGATGGCCTTCGTCTGCGTCATCCTCCTGTACTGGCTCCTGGTGAAAAAGGACACCTATGTCTCCATCGAATGGCAGCGTTTCTCCCCTGAGAGGCACACGACCATGGACATCTTCGCCGTCGGGATCCCTGCAAGCCTGGAATTCGTGCTGATGTCGGTCGCCGGGATCATCATCAACGGCACCCTCGTCCATCTCGCCGGGTCGAATGCCGTCGCCGTCTATACCGGCGGGTGGCGGATCGTCTTCTTCGCCCTGATCCCGTTCATCGCCATGTCCATCGCCGTCGTCTCGGTCTCGGGCGCGGCTTACGGCGCGAGGAAGTACGACAGGCTCAGGGTCGCCCACGCCTTCGCGGTTCGATCGGGCATCCTCATCGGCCTCGGTCTCTCTCTCCTCACCTGGTTTCTCGCGCCCTTCATCTCCTGGATCTTCACCTACTCGGCCGGGAGCGCACACCTGGCCGGAGGGATCACCGCCTTTCTCATGACGATGTGCTTCTTCTACCCCTTCATCGCACCGGGCATGATGTCTGCCGGAGTCTTCGAGGGGACCGGGAAGGGCCTCTTCGCCCTTGCCGTCGAGTTCCTCAGGAACCTTGTCTTCATCGTCCTCGCCGTCTGGGTGCTCGGCGTCGCCCTCGGTTTCGGGGAAGTGGGAGTCTGGTGGGGGATCGTCACGGGGAACATCCTCGGCAGCATCGTCGGGTACCTCTGGGCGCGGGTTTACCTCTCGCGGCTCATCAGGCAGCGGGCCGGCCACTCCACTCCCGCCCCTGTGCAACGCCCTGATCACGAAGGGTAA